The Gloeomargarita sp. SKYB120 genomic sequence CCTGGTGGGCGCGGGATTGGCCGGTTGTGAGCGTGCGGGCGCAACTGTGGCGGTTAGGTTTAGCGGCTCTGTCTCTAGGGATGGGTGCATCATTGGGACCCGAAGCCCCTAGTGTGGATTTGGGCGTCTATTGGGGGCGCAATCTCGGACAACGGCTGCGAGTTTCCCAGGAACGATACTTGGTTTTGCAGGCGGCGGGTGCAGCCGCAGGTTTGGCGGCGGGCTTCAACGCTCCTATTGCCGGTGCCTTCTTCGCCTTTGAGGTGGTGCTAGGGACAACGTTTACCGGCTCCGCCGTGCCCCTCGTGCTCTTGGCCGCTGTGGTAGGGGGACTGGTTGCCCAGGCGGGATTGGGAGCGCAACCGGCCTTCAGCCTGCCCCCCTACGAAGTGCGCACCGTGTTGGAATTGCCCCTGTACCTGGGGTTAGGCGTGCTGGCCAGCGGGCTAGCCATCCTCTACACGGCGTCTTTAGGGGAATTACGACCTGGCCGACTCCGGGGGATACCAAGCTGGCTCCAACCAATGCTAGGTGGACTGGTGATTGGCGCCGTAGCCCTGGTGTTGCCCCAGACCCTAGGGATTGGCTATGAGGTCATTGAAGCCATGCTCCAGGATGTGCATTTTCCCCTGGGGCTGTTGCTGACGCTCTTGCCCGTCAAACTCGCATTAACGGTGGTCAGTTATGCGACTGGTTGGGTTGGGGGCTTGTTTGCGCCGGCCTTGTTTTTAGGGGCCGTTCTCGGTTCCGCCTATGGTCAAGTTGCAGGCCAGGTGTTGGCTACGGCTCACATTCACATTGCCGACCCACCCGCCTACGCTATGGTGGGCATGGCGGCCCTCCTGGCCTGTAGCACCCGTGCCCCTTTGACGGCCATCCTGTTGTTGTTTGAATTGACCCGCAACTATTTGATCATCCTGCCGGCGATGGCGGCGGTGGGGTTGAGCATTTGGCTGCTGGACCAGGTCTATCCCCATGGAGCGCCCATTGGCCTGCATTCTCTGGACCGGGAAGAACAGCGATTTCTCGCGGATTTGCGGGTGATGGATGCCATGATCCCGCCGCCGTTGCTAGTGCCGCCGGAGCGGAGCCTGGGGAAAGTTGCTCAAATGCTCATGGAGAACCAGCAGCATACCGCGCTTGTGGTCAATGCCCAGCGAGAACTGGTGGGCTTGTTGACCCCCCAGGACATCCAGCGGGCGATTCGCACCCATGGCCCCCTGTGGTATTCCGTGCCGGTGGGGGAATGGTGTACCCGCGAGTTGCAAACTATTTATCCCGACCAAAGTCTAGAGCAGGCTCGGCAACGCATGCTCATGCGCGGCTTATGTCAGTTGCCAGTGGTGAGTCGGGGCAAGACGCAGCAAGTGATTGGGCTACTCGAAAAAGACCGGATCGAGACGATTCAAAAGTTAGCCCTGACACAGCGGGTCCTGGCGCAAAATTTGAATTTACTAAATGGTCATGGAGCCGCCGTTGAATCTCCCAACTCCATCAAATCCTGAGTTATAATGCGCGGCTAAGAGAAGCCGAGGCATCTCGGGCAGTAAATGAGTAATGCGGCTAGAAGAGTGAAGGATCTTCTAAAAACTGGTCAAGCCTATATCAGTAGAGCTTGTCAAATCTACATTGATCTAGCTGATAGCACTAACAACCATATTGGTTGGGCAATAGGTGGACTTCTCTTTGCATCAGGAATGACGTTCTTGACGATGATTTCTCCTGTAATTAGTCCGGTTCGACATGCCTTTCGTATGTACTACGAAGAAACCATACCTAGGGTGCAGACAGTGGATTTTAATATGCTTTTTCATATGCTGCCCCAGGCCTTGTCCCAAGCATCTCATGGGCAGAAGTTTAAAGATATCTTTGCCAGGGGTCAGTCCAATAATCCTAAAGCCCAGGCCATTCGGCAAATTCTGGATAGCAACTATGGTGTCTTTAGTCTAGTGATTACCGATGAATCTGTCCCTGTGTTGAGTGATGAAAAGCAGATTTTATATAAGACCAAGCGACAAAACCTGAAAGATATTCTGGACGAAGGCCACGCCATACATACAGACTTGATTCTTTATCCTCATCCTGTATGCAATGTGGCTGGTTATAAGGACCCCAAAGCTACAGACCTTATCATCAATTATGATTGCGTCAAAGCTATACGAGCAGCGGTTGTCTCTGGAAAGAGCAAGGTTGTGGGTCGGGTGCATTATATTCGAGGTAAGACCCCAGATTATCTGAATAATCTCTTTTTATTTCTTCAGAATTTTTGGGGGAATGAAAGTGGGTACTCGTTCCTTCGAACAAGCATATACTTTACATTTTCTGGCTGGCTTCTCTTTTTCGCAATTGTTTATGTTGCCTTTAAGGAAAGGTATCTTCAGAATATATCAAGAAAGCTTGATGAGGAGAGATTCCATCGTGAATTAGCAGAGAGACATGAGGAAATAGAGAAGCGAAAACGACAAGCTGCTGAAACTGAAGCTGAGCTTGCTAGAGCTCGTGCTGAACTGATGAGCTTGTATCAACTAGATTGCCGAATTCGTTCTCTCTTTGATGCAGAGTTTGGTGCGCCGATAGGCAACCAGCTACAGATCATTAAAAGTCATTTTCTAGCTGTCATGCTCCGCCTTGATAATGATGTGCGTAATATTCATCATGACCTAAGCAAAGCTTCCTTACTCAGATCCCCTGAAGATCTTCGGGAAAGAATCAGCGCAGTCCTTACCAATACTGACCGGGATGATGTGGTTAGAGACATAGCGGATAGTTTAGATAGGATTCACCAAAGCTTTGTCGTCATTAAGCAGCTAAGAGATGACTTGGGAGAAATTACAGCTCTGGAGCCCCGACCTTGCTCAATCCTAGAGTTAATCAAATCTGTTTACACTAGAGCCAAAGAACGTTTACCACAAGCAAGCCTGATATTTGAATACCAGGGCAAGCCTTTGGATGATAACCACTTAGACCAATTCGAAGAGAAGGAAAGAAGACATACAATCCTTATTAATCCATGGCATTTTAGGAGCATACTAAAGAACGTAATAGATAATGCCTATGCTGCTTGCAATAGAGAAGGCATCAGGCCCGAGATTAGAGTTGGTTGCTGTGTGTATGAAGAGCAGAACAAATGCATTGTTACTGTTCAAGATAATGGCCCAGGTATTCCTACGCATATCATCGATAAAATTTACAGTTCACCTGAGAAACTAAATCCTCGCCCAAATCGAGGAAAAGGAAGTATGATTTGCTTTGCTTATCTGAGCTTCTGGAATGCTTCAGCGAAAGCTGAGAACCTAGATAGAGGCGCGAGAGTAACTCTTGAATTCTGCCTAGAACCCCAGAGAGTGATACAGATCTCAACCCAAAATAATTAGGCCTATTGAAGGACAGGAGATGCAGACCATGACGCTCATTTTAGTTGTCGAAGACGACCGGGAAGTTGCATCTATTTGGCAAAATTGGTTGCAGAGTTGGGGTTACGACTGTGACCTCGCCCACACCTATCGAAGTGCAATTGACAAAATCTTAGCAAGTGTTCGTAGCCAGCCGGAAGAGTCTAAGGAGTATGACCTGATTATTTTAGACCATAACTTGGATGGTGGTCTCACGGGACTGGATGTTCTGATTGACCTGGCTGAATGCCACGGATTACAGGATTACGGGCTTTACCGGGTAGTCGTCGCAACGGCCTCTACCGAAATGGCCATCGTGCCAGAATATGCTAGGCTCGGTGCTGTGAGTCATCTCGTCAAGGACATCAATGAACATCAATTGCACGCAGCAGTTATTAACGCATTGAGCCAGCGAGAACGATACACCAATTACAGGTACGACTGGGAGACAGCTATCGAATTGCTTCAAGAGCTGAATTTGCTACCCGCAATCGATGAGATGCAGCGGGAAATTGAACGACTAAGGTTTATTGAAGAAGCCTATGAACAATTGCGAAGGGATTTGCAAGAGATAGACAGAACAAAGATTATTGACAGATATGAACAGGCCACAGAGCTTGTTAGAAGAAGTTTTGTTCAAATAGATTCAATCTTACCCTTTCTAAAACCCTTTAGCGTAACCAGGAATTTTCTAGATGATGTTAGGGAAGTTTTCAGGAAACGACGTCTAATCTTTCATGCGCTCCAAAGTTACTTGTGCCGGATTGCTGGTAACCCGAACGCTTATATGGTTAAACACTTGGAAGGAAGGGCAACTGGCCACTATGAATATCGCGTTGGTCGTGACTACCGCCTCTACTTCCGCCGAGAGAATGGTCAGATTGTTTTGGAAAGGTTTGATGATAAAAAAAATCAGGGTAAAGTTCTGGAGTACATCGAAAAAACAGGCGGTGGTTCCATATTCACTGGTGACCGACAAGCCTATTTACTGTCGTAGCAATCGTCGGGAAAAGGTCAACGGATGTTTCAATGACAGCCGCCGCGCTGTAATACAGCATGGCATTAAATCCGCCTGTATCCCCCGACCTGCGAAAGTCAGTACGGACAGCAATCACCGGGATTCCCTTTGCCACGGCATAGCCGCACTCCCAGCATGTGCCACTGTCAGCGTCAGCGCCGTCCAGGATTGCCACCACCACGTCGGCATTCGACAGCCCTTCTAAACAAGTCTGGTAAATATCTCTGCCCGCCTTGCCCTCGCACGCGACCTGGGGACAAAAGACGGTTAACCCCTGGTCCTGCAAGTATCGGGCCAAGTCTAGGTTGAACGTCTGTTCCGCCAAGGTGAATAAGGGCGCCGCTAGATAGACCTTGGCCATCGGTTCGCACCGCAATACCGCTGTCCTTAACAGGTTACCATCCCCACCACTGTAAATTTTTGTGTACTTGTTTCTTAACGTCTGCTAGGCGAGAACGGGACGGTAAATAAACTTGTTCGCCGTAGCCTTAGACTTTTCTTTATAGCGACTATAGGCATCCCTCATCAGAGCGATCAACAGCGATTGGACCCATGACCATCACCAACCTGATTCACCTGCGCAACCTGCGAGCTGACATTTTGGGGGGGATTACCACCGCGATTGTTTCCATTCCGTTAGCGCTGACGTTCGGCGTGGCGGCAGTGAAAAATCCCGTCGCTGGTTTGTACGGGGCCATCTTTGTCGGGTTTTTCGCAGCCCTGTTTGGCGGGACACCCACCTTGATTTCCGAACCGACGGGGCCAATGACGGTGGTGATGACCACGATTGCAGCAAGTCTGACGGCGGCCAATCCCGAAAACGGTCTGGCGATGGCCTTTACGGTGGTGATGCTGGCAGGGTTGTTTCAGGT encodes the following:
- a CDS encoding chloride channel protein, translating into MATTSERAQRGWEGLPFSPEVLLLTLAALMGGGTGLCVVAFRLAIAAIHWSAFEILMGWIGGWGTWSLALVPVLGGALVGLLTWWARDWPVVSVRAQLWRLGLAALSLGMGASLGPEAPSVDLGVYWGRNLGQRLRVSQERYLVLQAAGAAAGLAAGFNAPIAGAFFAFEVVLGTTFTGSAVPLVLLAAVVGGLVAQAGLGAQPAFSLPPYEVRTVLELPLYLGLGVLASGLAILYTASLGELRPGRLRGIPSWLQPMLGGLVIGAVALVLPQTLGIGYEVIEAMLQDVHFPLGLLLTLLPVKLALTVVSYATGWVGGLFAPALFLGAVLGSAYGQVAGQVLATAHIHIADPPAYAMVGMAALLACSTRAPLTAILLLFELTRNYLIILPAMAAVGLSIWLLDQVYPHGAPIGLHSLDREEQRFLADLRVMDAMIPPPLLVPPERSLGKVAQMLMENQQHTALVVNAQRELVGLLTPQDIQRAIRTHGPLWYSVPVGEWCTRELQTIYPDQSLEQARQRMLMRGLCQLPVVSRGKTQQVIGLLEKDRIETIQKLALTQRVLAQNLNLLNGHGAAVESPNSIKS
- a CDS encoding ATP-binding protein — encoded protein: MSNAARRVKDLLKTGQAYISRACQIYIDLADSTNNHIGWAIGGLLFASGMTFLTMISPVISPVRHAFRMYYEETIPRVQTVDFNMLFHMLPQALSQASHGQKFKDIFARGQSNNPKAQAIRQILDSNYGVFSLVITDESVPVLSDEKQILYKTKRQNLKDILDEGHAIHTDLILYPHPVCNVAGYKDPKATDLIINYDCVKAIRAAVVSGKSKVVGRVHYIRGKTPDYLNNLFLFLQNFWGNESGYSFLRTSIYFTFSGWLLFFAIVYVAFKERYLQNISRKLDEERFHRELAERHEEIEKRKRQAAETEAELARARAELMSLYQLDCRIRSLFDAEFGAPIGNQLQIIKSHFLAVMLRLDNDVRNIHHDLSKASLLRSPEDLRERISAVLTNTDRDDVVRDIADSLDRIHQSFVVIKQLRDDLGEITALEPRPCSILELIKSVYTRAKERLPQASLIFEYQGKPLDDNHLDQFEEKERRHTILINPWHFRSILKNVIDNAYAACNREGIRPEIRVGCCVYEEQNKCIVTVQDNGPGIPTHIIDKIYSSPEKLNPRPNRGKGSMICFAYLSFWNASAKAENLDRGARVTLEFCLEPQRVIQISTQNN
- a CDS encoding nucleoside 2-deoxyribosyltransferase, encoding MAKVYLAAPLFTLAEQTFNLDLARYLQDQGLTVFCPQVACEGKAGRDIYQTCLEGLSNADVVVAILDGADADSGTCWECGYAVAKGIPVIAVRTDFRRSGDTGGFNAMLYYSAAAVIETSVDLFPTIATTVNRLVGHQ
- a CDS encoding response regulator — protein: MTLILVVEDDREVASIWQNWLQSWGYDCDLAHTYRSAIDKILASVRSQPEESKEYDLIILDHNLDGGLTGLDVLIDLAECHGLQDYGLYRVVVATASTEMAIVPEYARLGAVSHLVKDINEHQLHAAVINALSQRERYTNYRYDWETAIELLQELNLLPAIDEMQREIERLRFIEEAYEQLRRDLQEIDRTKIIDRYEQATELVRRSFVQIDSILPFLKPFSVTRNFLDDVREVFRKRRLIFHALQSYLCRIAGNPNAYMVKHLEGRATGHYEYRVGRDYRLYFRRENGQIVLERFDDKKNQGKVLEYIEKTGGGSIFTGDRQAYLLS